ACGAAATCAGACACAGACTACTTTTCAACCCAATGGATGGAATCGTGGAAAGAGTCGATCAACCAGAGCGAACATTACAAAAAAACCGCTGCTACGTGGAATGCTCCGCTGATCCTGAAAATCGAACCCAGGCCTGAATCTTTTGATGACGATTCCGCAATTGGACTTTACATGAACCTCGCTTACGGTGAATGCCTTGAAATGCGGTACGCCCATGAAAATGATACGGACACAACCGACATCATTCTGAAAGCAGATCGTGATACTTGGGTGAAAATGATTGAGAATAGTAAAGATCCAACTATGGCAATTATGAAAGGTGATATTTCCATAGAAAAAGGTAGCCTGATCACTCTTTCAACTCAGCGAAAGGCAGCCTCTGCCCTGCTCAAAACTGCGCCATCCATTTACAAGGGCGTTCCGGTTCCGTCAGAAAACATAAGCCCCAAAAAAGAGGCTCCCGATCCAACCCATAAAACATTTGTCACAACCTCACGCGGACTGAACCATGAAAGCTTTCCTATGAAGCTGTTTCAAAAATCCAAGCAGTTTGGGATCTGGAACCCATCAGATATTAACCTGGATGAAGACCGTAAACAGTGGCAAACATTTTCGCCTGAGGAAAAACAGATCATCACGCATCTCTCCGCTCTATTTATGGCCGGTGAAGAAGCCGTTACCCTCGATCTGCTTCCGCTGATACAGGTGATCGCAAAAGAGGGGCGCATCGAGGAAGAAATCTATCTTACCTCGTTTTTATGGGAAGAAGCAAAACATACCGAGTTTTTCTCCCGCTATGTTCAGACCGTCATGACCGGAACTCCTGACTTTGAGCAGTTTCATAAACCGATGTATAAAATTCTGTTTTATGAAAAACTTCCAAAAGCGCTGCACGCCCTCTCGTCCGATTCCTCACCTTCGGCTCAGCTCCATGCCGCCGGAACCTATAATATGATCGTTGAAGGAACACTCGCAGAAACCGGATACGAAGCCTTTTCCAAAATGCTTACAGAGAATCAGCTTCTTCCCGGAATGCAGGAAGGGATTCTGAAATTGAAGCAGGATGAATCGAGGCACGTCGCCTACGGTATCTACCTGATCAACCGGCTGCTTGATGAAAACCGGGGCCTTGCCGACGGTTTTGAAGAAACACTGGAAGAGCTGTTGTATGATGCCACCAATATCATCATGGAAATTTTTGCTCAGTATGAAATTGTGCCGTTTGGTTTGAAACAGGATTGGTTTTTGGATCACGCCGTGAAACAGTTTCAGCATCGGATTCGAAAATTGAACCTCTGACCGGGTCAAGTCAGGAATTCCTTTCCAGAAAGTGGGTGTTTCCCTTAACACGCACCATGGTGTTTGCTTTTGTGATGTACTGCCGCCCAAACCGGTTTTTAATTTCATCCACCGCCCTGCAACGGGCAACGTGTTCTTTTTCATCAGAAAAAAAGAGGTTCATCTGGCTGGTTTTATCTATTTGATGTGTTCCGATAACCAGGTTCCGAATCTCCATATTCTTCTCCGCAGCACTTCTGATGATCGGCATAACCGCCTCCATACAGGCCGAAAAAATATAATCATCAATATTCGTATGGGCGTCAGTGATAAACCGAAATCCCACATCGGGCAGTTCCTGTTTATTAAACCCAACAATGCCGGAAAAACTATTGGCCCGGATATTGTATGAGCGCATCCTGTAACAGATCTGCTGGATGGCAACCACAAACTCACCCCGAATTCGATCTACACTGACAGATCCCTCCGAAAATGTGTGTCCGTAACTCACGCCGTGTTTCGGTTTATAATTTGCTGAAATTTCATCCATCACCCGACCCTGGTCTTTTCCGGTAATGGTTTGAAAAAGCATCTTGCCAAAATTAGCGCCAAACAGCCGGATAAACGTTTTCACATTTCCTTTCTCCACCACATCACCAATCGTACGATACCCCTCGGCAAGAATATGCTCGTATCTCCTTCTCCCTACTCCCCACACTTCATTCAGCAAAAGCGGGTGAATACGGGCTTTTTCATCTTCATCCGTAAGAACAAGAGTAACCCCTTTTGGTTTATGCAATCCGCTGGAAAGTTTTGAATACGTTTTGGACCGGGCCACACCAATCGCGCCGACAAGACCTGTAACATCAAATATTTCCCGCTGAAGCCGATCGGCATACGCTTTTATCTCGCTCCGCGGGGCATCTTTCATGAACGTTAACTCAATAAAATATTCATCCATTGAATACCGCTCTACAACCGGCGCAAATTTCTTCATCACCAGGTGTACTTGTTCAGATATAGCTGTGTATGCTCCATAATCCACCTGAAGCATGCACACATACGGACAGAGCTGATACGCTTCGAGCGCACTCATACCTGTTTTTATGCCAAACGCCCTCGCTTCGTACGATGCCGTGGCGACAATCCCCTTCACGGTACCGTTTTCTTTTCGCCATCCGCCAATGATGAGCGGAAGCCCGTAGAGATTTTTCCGAAGCTGTTCCACCTGGGCATAGAAACAGGCAAAATCAAAATGGAGATAAAGCCTCTCCTTCCGTGATTTGTACTGATGCTCCGGATAAACTGTACTGTAGAGCGTAATACGGTGAACATCGCGTTCCGGCTGATATGAATGCTGTTTGTGTTTCGACATTTCGGAAGTTTAAGATTGATATGTACAATATATGTGCATAGTTTGGAATGACCAACAGGAATAAGGTCATGAATACGTTTCCGATTATTGAAATGCTCGCATTTTACAGCAGGTATCAGCGGCTTGAGAAGCCCTCCTGGAGATCTGCATGCACCCGCCAGCTCCACCGGGTGCGTTCCTGCCACTGTAAAACAGACGGGGGAGTT
The window above is part of the Rhodohalobacter sp. SW132 genome. Proteins encoded here:
- a CDS encoding R2-like ligand-binding oxidase; amino-acid sequence: MWFNKKETKSDTDYFSTQWMESWKESINQSEHYKKTAATWNAPLILKIEPRPESFDDDSAIGLYMNLAYGECLEMRYAHENDTDTTDIILKADRDTWVKMIENSKDPTMAIMKGDISIEKGSLITLSTQRKAASALLKTAPSIYKGVPVPSENISPKKEAPDPTHKTFVTTSRGLNHESFPMKLFQKSKQFGIWNPSDINLDEDRKQWQTFSPEEKQIITHLSALFMAGEEAVTLDLLPLIQVIAKEGRIEEEIYLTSFLWEEAKHTEFFSRYVQTVMTGTPDFEQFHKPMYKILFYEKLPKALHALSSDSSPSAQLHAAGTYNMIVEGTLAETGYEAFSKMLTENQLLPGMQEGILKLKQDESRHVAYGIYLINRLLDENRGLADGFEETLEELLYDATNIIMEIFAQYEIVPFGLKQDWFLDHAVKQFQHRIRKLNL